Proteins encoded by one window of Arabidopsis thaliana chromosome 2, partial sequence:
- a CDS encoding Cysteine/Histidine-rich C1 domain family protein (Cysteine/Histidine-rich C1 domain family protein; FUNCTIONS IN: zinc ion binding; INVOLVED IN: intracellular signaling pathway; LOCATED IN: intracellular; CONTAINS InterPro DOMAIN/s: Protein kinase C-like, phorbol ester/diacylglycerol binding (InterPro:IPR002219), DC1 (InterPro:IPR004146), Zinc finger, PHD-type (InterPro:IPR001965), Zinc finger, RanBP2-type (InterPro:IPR001876), C1-like (InterPro:IPR011424); BEST Arabidopsis thaliana protein match is: Cysteine/Histidine-rich C1 domain family protein (TAIR:AT2G02610.1); Has 1447 Blast hits to 628 proteins in 25 species: Archae - 0; Bacteria - 0; Metazoa - 7; Fungi - 0; Plants - 1434; Viruses - 0; Other Eukaryotes - 6 (source: NCBI BLink).) codes for MDCGFCEGDKVGTCYYYCVTCDERYHKECVESPLEITYPSHPQHSLQIYLSTKPFEHCILCSRKAHNIIYYCDVCDIYMHVLCAQATIPFFIDQPKRHDHTLTLFPRQASLTCNVCGLVNKLHLTYVCSICNFAAHSDCIHIPQTIRMSRHDHRISFTSSLPLGIWSCGVCRKEIDGDYGAYICNICSGYAVHTRCALRLDIWDGIDLEGVPEEDEEVEPFERISDGIILHFSHGCQLKLTTYEVNGEEKFCQACVLPINEKNLYVCVECGFILHETCADAPRKKFHPLHPHPLKQRVATADLERGFSYLACKRLSNSFRYECDKEGCDCVLDVVCASVSEPFDYQGHPHPLFLALDPKEKPICNICKSTKVHKLLNCIEVECNFVICFTCATLPYMVRYKHDEHYLTFCRGDEAGGSDWCELCEGKLAIGGKEGFYKCTYCCTTLHINCLLGPDPYLKPDQTIPTDQIEVVLQRNNSASRQICSKCNIRCPYPTFAVYTKEMVSHIRCALTC; via the coding sequence ATGGATTGCGGTTTTTGCGAAGGCGATAAGGTCGGTACATGCTATTATTACTGTGTCACGTGTGATGAAAGGTACCACAAAGAATGTGTTGAGTCTCCACTTGAGATCACTTATCCTTCCCACCCTCAACATTCTCTCCAAATTTACCTTTCTACAAAACCATTTGAGCATTGCATCTTGTGCTCAAGAAAGGCacataatattatttattattgtgaTGTCTGTGATATTTACATGCATGTGCTTTGTGCTCAGGCGACAATACCCTTTTTCATAGACCAACCAAAAAGGCATGATCATACACTCACCCTTTTCCCTAGACAAGCTTCCTTAACCTGCAATGTTTGTGGTTTAGTTAATAAACTTCATCTCACCTACGTCTGCTCCATATGCAATTTTGCAGCCCATAGTGATTGTATCCATATCCCACAAACCATAAGAATGTCTCGCCACGACCATCGTATCtctttcacttcttctcttccattaGGAATATGGTCTTGTGGAGTTTGCCGCAAAGAGATTGATGGTGATTATGGTGCATATATTTGCAATATTTGTAGCGGCTACGCTGTTCACACAAGATGTGCATTGCGACTCGATATATGGGATGGCATTGATCTCGAAGGAGtaccagaagaagatgaagaagttgagcCATTCGAGAGGATATCAGATGGAATAATACTCCATTTTTCTCATGGTTGTCAATTGAAACTTACGACCTATGAAGTTAACGGCGAAGAAAAGTTTTGTCAAGCGTGTGTCCTTCCAATCAATGAGAAGAATTTGTATGTATGTGTGGAATGTGGCTTCATCCTACATGAAACATGTGCAGATGCTCCCCGCAAGAAGTTCCATCCATTGCATCCCCATCCACTTAAACAAAGAGTTGCTACAGCTGACCTTGAACGTGGATTCTCCTATCTTGCATGTAAGCGCCTAAGTAATAGTTTCAGATATGAGTGTGACAAAGAGGGTTGTGACTGCGTTCTTGATGTAGTATGTGCTTCGGTTTCTGAGCCGTTTGATTATCAAGGTCATCCACACCCCTTATTTCTAGCTTTAGACCCCAAAGAAAAGCCAATTTGCAACATTTGCAAGTCAACCAAGGTTCATAAACTATTGAACTGCATTGAAGTCGAGTgcaattttgttatatgttttacGTGTGCCACCTTACCATACATGGTAAGGTATAAGCATGATGAACATTACCTCACATTTTGTCGTGGAGATGAGGCAGGTGGCTCAGACTGGTGTGAGTTATGCGAAGGAAAATTAGCAATTGGAGGAAAAGAAGGGTTCTATAAGTGCACTTATTGTTGTACCACGCTTCATATTAATTGCTTGCTTGGTCCAGATCCATATTTGAAGCCTGATCAAACTATCCCAACGGATCAAATTGAGGTGGTTTTACAACGCAACAATTCTGCATCTCGTCAAATTTGCAGCAAATGCAATATTCGTTGTCCGTATCCAACATTTGCAGTATACACAAAGGAAATGGTTTCTCATATTAGGTGTGCTCTAACATGTTAA